From a region of the Cucumis sativus cultivar 9930 chromosome 6, Cucumber_9930_V3, whole genome shotgun sequence genome:
- the LOC101204845 gene encoding protein DGS1, mitochondrial yields MLLILLKLHTQAIWPLKTIGEVCFCNCLLAIVEVNNKECTQIRYKYCDFVHFMAFRLFSSGLHKALFGDYPVFVQQLDCLTVTGWEPAEASRLYDVLGDLLEHCFSNLHSIWKNLQFWQSRAEGTNAQKVYFLICERGPRAFFSGTVQLMRQSLRDGFSLQHVAREASLYIAHRISILSNLRCHLAVFVAQVFMEIDKIGAEAVDGQENSLPSLLVTLNGLFLDLEASICQLHATPHMDFIDDNVSFPLFEKVPDVNKEGSQWTSCEIGDAINLLYQNLHKLDSFISNLVCKHRKPRKLTQYWLGYSCGAIGLSICSAWLVQHSSLMGSNDIDNWVREAHNSAASFFKDHVEQPLISIRDELFDTFRKRHKGVMEVQEVQLTAISLHRMLLAFSEHTKGQKFPDDASDQEMLAIVMTRYEKELMHPIQNLLSGELARALLIQVQKLKLDIETAMLELDQILKANEINFAVLAALPAFFLSLLFLMLLRTWYKQDTRAEGKGRAARLQRRLLVVEVEKAIMQYQSFVDQGRVKDAECRFGLLLYSLGRLYHASEKHAKATGEWLHLRQDILDLGKPSLPTRDKLRITWRMERVYDCLLPALKRS; encoded by the exons ATGCTCTTGATTCTTCTCAAGTTGCACACTCAGGCCATCTGGCCATTGAAGACGATCGGTGAGGTCTGCTTTTGTAATTGTTTGCTAGCTATTGTGGAAGTGAATAACAAGGAGTGTACTCAAATTAGATACAAATATTgtgattttgttcattttatggCATTTCGACTGTTCTCTTCAGGCCTTCACAAAGCATTGTTCGGTGACTACCCTGTTTTTGTTCAGCAGCTTGATTG TTTAACAGTAACTGGCTGGGAACCAGCAGAGGCTTCTAGATTGTACGATGTTTTGGGAGATCTATTGGAGCACTGTTTCTCAAATTTACATAGCATTTGGAAGAACCTGCAATTCTGGCAATCTCGTGCAGAG GGTACAAATGCTCAAAAGGTTTACTTTTTGATTTGTGAGAGAGGTCCAAGGGCGTTTTTCAGTGGAACAGTGCAGTTAATGCGCCAAAGTCTTAGGGATGGTTTTTCCTTGCAACATGTAGCTCGTGAGGCATCTCTTTACATAGCTCACCGGATAAGTATATTGAGCAACCTAAGATGTCATCTTGCAGTTTTTGTGGCTCAG GTCTTTAtggaaattgacaaaataggGGCAGAGGCAGTGGATGGTCAAGAAAATTCCTTACCTTCATTGTTGGTTACATTGAATGGCTTATTTCTCGATCTAGAGGCATCCATTTGTCAACTGCATGCAACACCTCAT ATGGATTTTATTGATGACAACGTTTCATTTCCTCTATTTGAAAAAGTACCAGATGTGAACAAGGAGGGATCACAGTGGACAAGTTGTGAAATTGGTGATGCTATCAACTTGCTTTATCAGAACCTTCATAAGTTGGACTCTTTCATCTCTAATCTT GTTTGTAAACATCGAAAGCCAAGGAAACTAACTCAATACTGGCTTGGATATTCTTGTGGTGCAATTGGTCTTTCAATCTGTTCTGCTTGGCTTGTTCAACATAGTAGTTTAATGGGGAGCAATGACATTGATAATTGGGTTCGCGAAGCACATAATTCAGCAGCTAGTTTTTTCAAGGATCATGTAGAACAACCG CTTATTTCAATTAGAGATGAACTTTTTGATACATTTAGAAAGAGGCATAAAGGTGTGATGGAGGTTCAAGAGGTTCAGTTAACTGCTATCTCGCTGCACAG AATGTTACTTGCTTTCAGTGAGCACACAAAAGGCCAGAAGTTTCCAGACGATGCATCGGATCAAGAAATGCTTGCAATAGTTATGACCAG GTATGAAAAAGAACTGATGCATCCCATTCAAAATCTTCTTAGCGGAGAGCTGGCCCGTGCTTTGCTTATCCAG GTGCAGAAGCTAAAATTAGATATTGAGAC GGCAATGCTTGAGCTTGACCAGATTCTCAAGGCAAATGAAATCAACTTTGCTGTTCTAGCTGCATTGCCTGCATTCTTTCTCTCACTTCTTTTCCTGATGCTTTTGCGTACGTGGTATAAACAG GATACTAGAGCTGAAGGGAAGGGGAGAGCTGCTCGGCTTCAGAGAAGACTACTAGTTGTGGAGGTGGAGAAAGCAATAATGCAATACCAGAGTTTTGTTGATCAAGGACGT GTAAAAGATGCTGAATGTAGATTTGGGTTACTGTTGTATAGTTTGGGTCGGTTGTACCATGCTTCCGAGAAGCATGCCAAAGCAACTGGTGAATGGCTACA